GCACCGCTGCTTGAATCTTTGAAATTCTTGAGGTGCTCTGGCATTGAACACTTTCGTATCCATGCTCCAAGACTCCAAACCTTGAATGCCATTTCATCTTCCAATGTTAAATCACTCTGCTCCCAAGGCTCCCCAAACCTGGCCATATTATCTATTGTACTGGGAAAGATGGCTAACAGTCCAGTGCAAGTGCAAACAATCAACTTGAGCGATTATCTTGGTGATTGGCCTAGAATTTCGACTCTTTGCTTTGATGGATTTTTCCTTAAGGTCAGTGCAGGTTcaatgtgtttattttatttgatcatTGACAATGTGGACGTCAAGTCTCACTCTTTTGATGCTTGTCCTCTAAGCTTGCTGGTCCAGGTGTAGTCTCAAGGGGGCTATCCGTGACATTGAACCACTTGCGGGATCTTGTGTTGTACGAGATAAGATTTGAAGATTCAGATCAGATGTCATGCGCATTTCGTTTGCTCAAAAGTTGTCCTAACTTGCACACACTGTGTGTAGTGGTGAGTTTGTTGAATAAAGAAATCATATTCTGTTTGTAAAAAAGAAACTAAATGGTTTTCTTCGCAATTATCATCTTTTTTACAGGCTGCTGAAGTTGGGCGCGATGTCTTGGAACCAGATACAAGTTATTGGGATGCACCTGGCCTCATGAACCAGACGTTGAACCAACTTCAGTATGTGAATGTATATGTAGCAAGTGGATTGATGGCTGAATTCCTTTTCACTAAATTTATACTCGCCAGTTCGCCATTGCTTCAGAGGATGCGTGTTCAGTTCAGTCCAAGTCTTGCTGCGTACAAGAGGCGTAGGATCTCAAATGAATTGAACCTGCCTGCCACTTTTCAGGCATCACCAAATGCGAGAGTGGAGTACGCTAACTGGGTCCCCAGGATAGCCCCCTTTTAAGGAAGACCTTAGTTCGGGCAACCTGATCGTTGCGACCATCTCTTACCTTCTTTCGAAGCCTTTATTTTGGTAAATTTCTGACTGTAGGTGAGCTGCATTTTGAAGTTAAAGCTCATATTTTGTTGCTTTGCTTTCTCTTATTTGGGTTTGCTGGTGTGTTCTTTGAATTGGATGATTGATATATTTGCTTTAAAACTGAATGGTTCTGTCCCtatggttttaatttttgactCCCATAATCTATGACATCTAATGCATGAATGTTGTTGAGGCTGAATGAAGATTTAGATAGCTGACAGATATTGAGTAGTTGGGCCTTTTCTGGCTTTTGTGAATTTGTATCTTTTCATCATCTTCTGTTAGCTTTTATTTTTCCCATTgaggattatatatatgtaacattatTCACACGCATATGATTACAACATATAATTTCCATGCCTTGTGCTGAGCATCAAGTGTAGATTGATGGTCCTTGTTGCTTCATTCATGGCACACATCCTCATCTTCAGCAACATTTCTAGGATTCAAAGTATTATCATCTGCTAAGAGTGTAGTGACATTGAGATTATGTTGGGTTGTTATTGTTGGCATACAAAGTAGATGATGATTGTATTTAAAGAAGGAAAATGTTACttgtacaccttgggctacaaaAAGAAGctcaaataacaaaatacattcGTTCAATTTGCAAAATTACAAAAGCCTCTTccatgttcttcttctcttacctcTCTCTCCGCTCACTTAGTGACCCATGGCCGCCTCCTCTCTCCCCACTTTCCATGGTTGCCTCCAGCAATCGCCCATCATCGCCTTCGTCTTATCGCCTCGCGCCACCTTGCCTCTCATGAGCAACCGTCGCTACATCCTCAGCGGTGGTCAGCACACGAGAGGCGATGAGGCGAAGGCGGCGACGAGCAATTTCTCGACGCCTCCATGGGAATGGGGGAGAGAGTAGAGTGGAGGCAGCCATGGGGTCGTTGGGTAAAGGGAAGTAAACTTGCAGACGAGAggggtatttttattattttgacttGTGTGTAATCTTTTTTGTAGCTTTGTATGTACAATTAATATGATCTTTTAAGATAATTGTAACATGTTCCGTTGACATTTTGAAAAAGTATGAgtgttcttgtattttaat
The sequence above is a segment of the Diospyros lotus cultivar Yz01 chromosome 7, ASM1463336v1, whole genome shotgun sequence genome. Coding sequences within it:
- the LOC127806582 gene encoding F-box/FBD/LRR-repeat protein At1g13570-like translates to MGDSHQRISVHTGMADIVSGLPRNIVNNILERMPVRDAARTSILSRKWRYIWSSHPHVVLHKDFFEHNFIRNKPPPFSADEFVYAIEKILLLHNGPILKFFFYIPNFLYDWGRHVDQWLLFLSRNGIKELKLDNWSPNPYKLPSYVFFCPELTYLKLRSCIFKPPDSFGGFGKLVTLHFDSIAFTDDIFRTPLPTAPLLESLKFLRCSGIEHFRIHAPRLQTLNAISSSNVKSLCSQGSPNLAILSIVLGKMANSPVQVQTINLSDYLGDWPRISTLCFDGFFLKLAGPGVVSRGLSVTLNHLRDLVLYEIRFEDSDQMSCAFRLLKSCPNLHTLCVVAAEVGRDVLEPDTSYWDAPGLMNQTLNQLQYVNVYVASGLMAEFLFTKFILASSPLLQRMRVQFSPSLAAYKRRRISNELNLPATFQASPNARVEYANWVPRIAPF